CATCCTCATGGGGCAGGGACTGGCCCCAGCTCACCTGTTACTGCCCCCCTCTGTCCAGTTCCTCACACTGCATCACTATCAATGACGTCTTCAAATAATTCAGGACCTTTTTACACAATATGCCTCATAATGAATGAATCTGACAATAAAGCCAGTCCTACCACCGACATTTAGGAAGTGtatctactgtatattatataatCTGTATCTAATATATAAAGACAAACCAATGTGTGGTGGTCCTCCAGAAATGTTatatcaatatactgtatattcagcTTTGGCTTGTATGAGCCTGAAGGCTGTAAAAGTACATCCCCTGAACAGGACGCTGTCTATTGCAAGGCCTGAGTATATTCGTACAGTACCAAACAAACTTTTCCTTTCCAAGAGGTTGATTGTTGGATCTAGAATGATCTACACATTCTAGAACATTTGCTGTTACTTAAAAACACACCCCATGAATACGTACTTACAATCAATCCATGATGAGTTAGACACACTCTATATGGAGACGGATGGTTCGGTTGGACCAGATTTAATTTGACCGAAATACTATAACGAGAACAAAAATATCCAAGTGTCAGAAGTTGTGTGTATAAATGAAACAACAAAGGAGACGGGCCTCTGAAGAATGCTCCCAAATGACTCTGTTTCTGTAAAGCAGGGCCATTTGTATGGATAGAGTTTCTCCAAAAGGCACAGAGCACATTTCTCAAACGAATCCACAAATCCATTTCTAAGTCAAGGGGGCTTTGAAGTCATTTTCTATGGCTTTGAATGAAAGCAGTCAAACTGGGCTGACTTACATGCTTCTATTAAGTGAACTCTAGCAGCTCATCATGCCCATCCCCAACTGAGAGAAAGAGTCAAACATTTCCTCCAGACAACTCTGAAAATATTTTAGGGACAGGTAATTCAGTGTGCAATACTTTCAGAGGCTCGGTCTTAATTGAAAGAAAACTATTCCCCACTGAGATTTCAGTGAATCTTGACATGGACTGACATTTCCTGTATGCACCAGTCCCAGTCATACGGTGTATAGTAACTTAGGGGACACCACTACTTCAGTCAGACTATGGTTCCTTTCACGTGTACCTCTCAGCTGTCACTCAGTGCAGCACACTTCCAGAAGATAATGCTTCACCAACTCCTGCTCTAACTCCATACTTCGACCATCCTCAACCTTCTGTGTGTGATGCCACACGAGTCATTCAGCATCTCAGACCATCTCTTCAACCTAATAGCAATAGGCACCGATTCCTCCACCCTTTTCACTCGTCTGGTTCCCTTGTTCCGTCCAGCGGCTAATTTGGAATGCAACCATTTTTTTGAAAGCAGCGACTTCTGCTCGCGCTCTGCATTATTCAGCATTTCCATGAAACTCTAGGCACCCTGGAGGACTATGCCTTCCTCTCTCATTTCCATATTTGTCCTGTAGGACTCTACACTACGCCGCGTTAGGGTTTAGAAATCTTACTCGGAGAATACCAATTTGTGGATGAATGTGAGCCCCTCGCAGCCAGAGAGACACCTGGAGACCAATTTAACAAGCAACTGGAGGGATCCGGTCAGCGGTTGGCAGCTAAGGACaggctctgtgtctgtctgtctgtctactggtgtggccgtgaccccactctccgagtgtgtctcagggggaggtgggatatgcaaaaaccacatttccaattcacacatgcatATAATACACACTtttacatgtgtgaaataggacaaatatgaGTACCCACCAAattgttattattaatattattatagtCACCCACCGACCAGCCagtcagctgtctgtctgtaatgaGAGGCCAGAGTGATACCTTCATATATATATGCATTGGAGTGAGGAGCACCCAATTTTTCCAAGTCAGAGGAACGATGTTGCGCTTATTCATGAAAACAAATTAAGTAGAAGCAGCTTGTTACACAGGTAACTTcccaaataaaggaaacacctaAATAAAGTGTCTTAAATGGGCGTTGGGTCACCATGAGCCGCCAGAACAGATTCAATGTGCAGTGCTTTCCCTAAGCTACGGCCGTCGACTAAACAGACGATAACAGACTTATTGTCAGCCGGCTACTTTTTCCACTTCATAAGGTAACTAGGATTATTTTCATTGAAAAGTTTCAATTCGCTAGTCAGAAATGTTTGTATAGCCTTCTCGCTCTAGAATGAACAACATGCATCTTCTAGCGATCAATTGATAGGAAAGGCGCATGTCAGTCACAAAGCAAGCAATGACAGAGAAACACTGCTGGTTTGTCAGTCTGCTGTCTATCCAGCCTCTCTGTACCAGTGTTATTTTTGTGCGATGTGGTTGGCTGCAGTTTAATTTCTCTTCACGGAGGAGGGAAAACATGATGCTTCTTCATCGTCTCCTGTGAGTGAATTTAATGAGAAGTTGAAATCCACTTAATTATTGTTTTGTTGCACATTAATTTATTTTCTTCCGCGTGTTACATATGAACTATATGCATCTAGCCAGACATGGAGTTGGGAGCATGGGCTATTGATGACAGAATAGCAAGTGTTGACTAGTTCATAAAAGGTGTCGAACTGACTGAATAAAGTAGATATCCTATATCCCTTTGCTATTCATAAATCATACAATGTAGTTACACTTAGTGTAcgaaacattagaaacaccttcccaatattgagttgctcccccttttgccctcagaacagcctcgatAATTtattgggcatggactctacaaggtgtcgaaagcattccaaagggatgctggcccatgttgactccaatgcctcccacggttgtgtcaagttggctggatatccttagggtggtggatcattcttgatacacatgggaaacttttgagcgtgaaaaacccagcagctttgcagttcttgacacaaaccggtgcacctggtacctactaccataccccgttcaaaggcacttaaatgttttgtcttgcccatttaccatctgaatggcacacatacacaatccatgtctcaaggattaaaaagCTTTCTTTAACTTGTCTACTCCCCTtaatttacactgattgaagtggatttaacaagttaaatcaataagggataatagctttACCTGAATAGTCAttttcatggaaagagcaggtgttcctaaagcTTTGTATATCGCATCGGGACaatggtattttattaggatccccattagctgtttgtaaaacatgaaacattacataatacagaacattaatagacaagaacatatgaaggacagaactacatcaatttaaaaaaggcacacgtagcctacatatcaatacatgtatacaaactatctaggtcaaataggggagaggcgttgcgccgtgaggtgttgctatatcgactatgaaaagacccctggtggcatgtctggtgggttaAGTGTGTATTTTCCTAGGATTCGAAGCCCATGTCGAGACTTGCCAGTGACCGCTAAAGTGAATTGCTAGTGTAGCCTAGTGATGGGTTCATTCGGCTCCCTAATTTGCATACTGGTAGGCTACTACTACTTTTTTGGCAGTTATCTGCAGataaattatgaaaacatttgataaagatgttgaatcctcactgcaggaacaataggaaGTGGAGAGAGCCTCAATCTGGTCCAAAATATGATAAAAGAAAACATTTTGAAGGTTATAAAAGCTAATGATAGTATTTCAGATATTTATATAGGCCTACTGAGTTGATTAAAGTGTCAACAATGGAGTAGTCAACTGCTGCTTTCTGTGTAGCAAAGCCCATGTTTAACACCTGCTTCATTCTTCAATCATACCTGGAGGTCTATTCGTGGTTACCTGACTTTGtcacgctgattcggtgagcgggtttattagcaagtgcatcggcgatgtcgtacacacagcgtctattaaaacattcccaaaccagaaaccgtggattgatggcagcattcgcgcaaaactgaaagcgcgaaccactgcttttaaatcagggcaaggtgaccggaaacatgaccaaatacaaacagtgtagttattccctccgcaaggcaatcaaacaagctaattTGTttagtatagagacagtatagagacaaagtagagtcacaattcaacggctcaaacacgagaggTATgttgcagggtctacagtcaatcacggactataaaaggaaaaccagccacgtcgctgaccaggatgtcttgctcccagacagactaaacaaattctttgctcgctttgaggacactaCAGTgccacagcccgctaccaaaacctgcgggctctccttcactgcaggcccagacggcatccccagccgcgtcctcagagcatgcgcagaccagctggctggtgtgtttacagacatattcaatcaatccttatcccagtctgctgtccccacatgcttcaagagggccaccactgttcctgttcccaagaaagcgaaggtaactgagctaaatgactattgccccgtagcactcacttccgtaatcatgaagtgctttgagagactagtcaaggaccatatcacctccaccctacctgacaccctagacccactccaatttgctttccgccccaacaggtccacagacgacacaatcgcaatcacactgccctaacccatctggacaagaggaaaacctatgtgagaacgctgttcatcgactacagctcagcatttaacaccatagcaCCCTCCAAACTcttcatcaagctcgagacccaaggtctcaaccccaccctgtgcaactgggtcctggacttcctgacgggccgcccccaggtggtgagggtaggtaacaacatctccaccccgctgatcctcaacactggggccccacaagggtgcgttctcagccctctcctgtactcccttttcacccatgactgcgtcgcaatgcacgcctccaactcaatcatcaagtttgcagacgacactacagtggtaggcttgattaccaacaacgatgagacggcctacagggaggaggtgagggccctcggagtgtggtgtcagaaaaataacctcacactcaacgtcaacaaaacaaaggagatgattgtggacttcaggaaacagcagagggagcacccccctatccacatcaacgggacagtagggGAGAGGGtcgaaagttttaagttcctcggcgtacacatcacgtacaaactgaaatggtccacccacacagacaccgtggtgaagaaggcgcagcagcgcctcttcaacctcaggaggctgaagaaattcggcttgtcaccaaaaacactcaaacttttacagatgcacaattgagagcgtcctgtcgggctgtatcaccgcctggtacggcaactgctccgcccataaccgtaaggctctccagagggtagtgaggtctgcacaacacatcaccgggggcaaactacctgccctccaggtcacctacaccacccgatatcacaggaaggccaaaaagatcatcaaggacaacaaccacctgagccactgcctgttcaccccgctatcatacagaaggcgaggttagtacaggtgcatcaaagcagggaccgagactgaaaaacagcttctatctcaaggccatcagactgttaaacagccatcactaacattgagtggctgctgccaacatactgactcaatctctagccactttaataattaaaaattggatgtaataaatgtatgactagccactttaaacaatgccactttatataatgtttacataccctacattactcatctcatatgtatatactgtactctataccatcctcTGCATCTTGCCTAcgccgttctataccatcactcatttatatatttttttatgtacatattcttattcattcctttacacttgtgtgtataaggtagttgtgaaattgttaggttactcgttggatattactgcattgtcggaactagaagcacaagcatttcactacactcgcattaacatctgctaaccatgtgtatgtgacaaataaaatttgatttgacctcGGATGTTTTTCCCCCCCATGGCTCCTAATTGATAAAAAGATAGGATGAAATAGGAGCAGCATACATTGGCCCTCAAATCTGAAGCTGTGTAACTCTGGTAGAAGTATCATGATAAACCatgcatacagtatgtgtgtttcgGTGATGGTAGGTAGATCAGTACTCACAGGAGCCCACGTCTCCTTGCAGCTGTAGGATCTGCGGTACTGGCATAGTGAGGACCACGGCGTCAAACTGCTCCGGGGCCCCGCCCTTCCGACACACCTCCCAGATGGCGCCCTTCTGGTAGATGTGGGTAACGTGGTGGTCAAAGAACACCTCTGCCCCTGCTTGGGTGCAGAGACACAGAGTTGGCATTGTTGCAGTGAAAGACAGGGACAGATGGAGGAAGAAAAGGAAAGAAAGAGTCGGTTAGGAAGAAATCCAGAGAGGATGTCAAATATAGAGGAGACTGTTTGATTGTGCACCACTGGGGAAATGATTAAAACTTTGTGGTTAATAATACATACATCTTGGATATGGTTACATACACTCTCTGGCGCACATGGTGGTGTCAAGAGAGTTCTAGAAAGGCATGCTACCTCACTTCATTCCGTTCCCAAATTACAGATAATGAGGAGAAAAATGCAGGAAGAGATTGTGAATTAGAGAAAAGATGCACAACTCCTCTCCCTGAGGATGCCGAGTTGTACATTCCAGAATTAGACTACAGTATAAAGAAACAATTTTTCTCTTTAAAGATCAAGAACAAGGTTAGGAGCGTCGTAGAGGtccagaaaaaaatatatagatagaACCCTCAACCTTTTTTTTGTGGAGACCAGAGATAAAATAACAGTTGTTGCTTGAGGGTTGTTATTTGATCTGCTAATAGTGTACCATTAGGTTTTGTTCTATTAGTTGATTACTCTACTGATTAATCAGATGTGGAGGTAGTATATCAGGCCTCTATTCATCATTCATAACTCATTCTAAAAGGCCTGGAGTGGGTAATACTGTAGATATCCCTACTTTGTTTGGCCTGCTAACAACTTGTGACCCACGAACTCTTATAACATTCCATGGCTTTGACCTAGCGTGACACTCTGCCATCTTTGAATTTCAATGACATTATTTGTTATCACTTTTTTGATCTTGTATGACATTCACCTTGATTTACTGAAATAGACACTTCAGTAGGGGTGAAGCCGGGTTAATGACCTAATCATTACTGACCAAGTTAAAGGCAATATTTTGGATTAACTGATTCATCTTTTTTCAGAACTTGCTGTCAACTAAAGCATTAGTTGATCAATCAGTTTGATTAATGGATTCATCTTTACAGCCCTAGTTTTGAAGTCAAAGCAACATCCTGCAATGTCCCTGCTTGATATCTAGTTGGGCTAGGCCTTCATTATCTGGACTCAGTAAGGTTTAGACAATATAAATCACCCTATGAAATCTGGCCTTATTCACTCCTCGCCCTCTAGGAACTTGGACAAATAAATGAAAGCTGGATGAGTGGGAGGACATGAACCTCAGGACATGAGCTTCTTGCAAAAATATTTGTTTAATTAAGAACAGAAGGAAAACATCTGTGAAATACTCAACAGAAAACGACGCAAGTAAATCATTTCTCCAACAAGGTCCTTGTCGAAGATATGAGACTGACATAACGTGTGCTCCTCAAATACAAGGTAAAAGGGTAGGAGACAGGGCTACCTGACTGCTTAAGGAAATGTTTGACGATGGCGGACACTCCTGTTGGACTGACATAGTTTTTATGGCCTCCATCCTTCATCACCTCCCCTTCCACAGAGGAAACCAGGGGCTTCAGAACACCATGGGCCAGCAGCTCTTCATAGAAGCTGAAACACAATGGGATGAAGATGAGAACCATCTTGGAACACAAAGAATAACTTGCTCAAAGTTAAAAAACAAACAGACACCAATGGATGGACACATTTGTTGTGTCCCCTAACAAGTATCattggtcttttttttttttttttactgattaTGCTAGTAACATACTGCCATAATAGTTATGGTGCTGTGGGTAATAGGTAGACCCTACAACAACAGATTTTTAGAAGTTTGGGACATGATATGCATTGATCGTGGAATACAGTACTTTTGATGCATTTTGGCATAGTATGTCGTGGCAGTAATGTACTGTGCACCAAGATCAACTATACAGGAGGCATCAGACGGACTTCTGCTGGTGGACATCCTTCctcctgcaacacagaaacattaTGTATAAACAAAAACATTGAAATTATATTTTCTCAAATTACATATCAATAGACTGACTGGAAAAATAGACAAATTATAATTGTTTACTGATGAGATTTCATGAGTTTTGTTGACAACATTCACGTCAACTCAAACAAAACATCTGCATGTGGGCCTATGACTGTCACAGGAAGGTCGACAGCAGCAAACATAGATagatcactttattggtcaattgTGCACAAGGTCCAACTGAAATTTGACTTCTGCTTTTAACCCAAAGcctccgacacacacacacacaggtgacaggtgcgggggggctgccacactggatgcccagggagctgttgttgcggggggttaagtgccttgctcaaaggaaACAACAGCAGGCAATGGCAACCCCCCGGTTGCTGACTAGCCTCTCTAATCGCTATGCTACCTGTCGTTTAGGGTTATGTAACCTATACATTAGGGTTAAATATGATATATTTCTAAAAACCAACATGCTCCGATACAGCTTTAAGCCCCAAGCCATCAGATTGCTAAATAGTAAATTAAtggttttatttgtattttatagtgcatatcagttaagaacaaattcttatttacaatgacggcctacaatggtacccaaactatctgcactcactagactgtatatacaaaccatatacacacactcactagactgtatacaaaccatatacacacacacacactcacgcaaaaCACTACATTGACAATCCCACACACATTtactacatatgcacacacacacacacacacacacacacacacacacacacacacacacacacacacacacataatttgctgctgctactctgttctttattttactcttattatctatcctgatgcctagtcactttaccctgcgtTCATGTATATATCTACGTTaaatacctcgtacctctgcacattgttgattttgacattttatttttagagacaaaaatatgttttaaacTCCATCAGTGGCTTGTCAACGCGGTCACTGATGGCTAACCCTTAAGGTCTTCTTTttggtatctgtacattactttagTATTTTTATTTtggacttttacttcactacattcctaaataaaataatgtactttttgcGCTACGCCACTGAATTTGACCCTCTCATTTTTACGGTTCTCTATAGAATAAGCACGCAGCCGACATtgtaattatataattttgtATGGCAACTTGCATCTGGCCAACGTAATGTACATTCTGTGCATTGCAACATTGTGACACTCATTATTGCCTCGTATAGCGGTATGCTACGCTTCTGCTTCGGAAACATTGTATCTAAATAAGTCAAAATGTAAGAACTTTGTCGGCAACTGACACAAACTTACCTGCTCCTCGCGATTTATCCCAGACAACAATAACTTTGTTTGGCATTTCTCTTCGCAGAAGACAAGCGCATAAACTGCCTGTCAAACCTGCACCAACTATAAGAACTCGAGACATTATCACCTGAAATATAAACTATTTTCTTTGACAATGTTTGACCGCACCAAGCTTCTTTGGGCGTGTTTGGTAACGCTGCAGATTTAACCTCTATCCTATAATTGTAAACATGAATGGCTGTTGAATGGCTGTTGGCCGACCAAAATGTTCCCTTGGTTGTATGCATGGAGAAACAGTTTATTGTAGCAAAATAAACAAACCACTTAGTTTCCATTACAAAATCGCACTGAAAACGTTATTGTTACATCTATATGACTGACTAATTAGGCTACTAATCACCCATTGTGGTTGATACAAGCCTTTCACCCAATCGGCAATAAAACCAGCAGGATGTGTAATCATTACTCCGAACACATGCCAAACGCAACGAAAACTAGCGTTTATATTGGACAGGTTCAGGAAATAGGGCGGGACCTAACCGAAACTGTCCAATGGAAACGCTGGTTTTCGTTGCGAAACAGAACGTTTTGTAACTTGAGTAATGATTACATCCCACTGGTGCCTCTGACGTTTTATCACGCTGCTGCTCTTGTGACTTATTCCTCTTTCGTCGGCCAACCAAGAATAATACAGTATTCTAATTCTACATAGAAGTTGTCCGGGTAAGTGTTTGGACATGGACACATTGTAGCTATCGTAAATTATATTTTTGGGGATATTGGCTATTTGATAgctgattttttgttgttgttgcgttTTCCATATATCACCAACGTGATATGTGGCAATAGTTTAGAAGTTGTCAGTGACTCAGTGCAGAGCACAGTGTGAAGAGCTACGTTTGGGAATACTTTTGGGAATAGAGTAGATATAGCACCAGGATTTTCATGAGTAAGTGAAAGTTTAAATCTCTAGCCTTTAAAATAGAAAATGTTAATTAAAAGACCTAACCTACAGCATGCGTTGAATAGGAAGGCTTAGCAAGGCTTCCGGATCGCTCCGGCCAAACTAGCGTTTCTTGTCCATGATTAATGAATGGAGCGATCATAGAGCAGCGGAATGAAATTCAGGATGAGTAGTCAGACAAAGGCTTCATTGTACTCATTAAAATGCCCTTTTTGCTCTATTGACTGCAAAGGCAACCTTATAATCAAGTTTGTTGTTCTCTAACTAATCGGCTATGAGACTCaatcatttgtatttattattttacctttatttaactaggcaagtcagctaagaacaaataattattttcaatgacggcctaggaacagtgggttaactgccttgttcaggggcagaacgacagatttttaccttgtcaactcgtggattcgattttgcaacctttcgggttactagtccaacgctctaaccactaggctacctgctgccccaaataGCTCAATGTCAAAATCTGGACCCACTCAATAGCAATATTTATAGCATTGATCTATTTAGTGATAATTCTTGCCACAATCCCAAAATATTTTGATATTACACAAACATATGGCTAACTTTGAACTTGTATCAAATGCAAAAACACTATCAAGCCATATCTCATGGCAAAGAGAAGAAAAGGCAGCTGTGAAATCCAAAGAGTAGCAAGTAGAGACAGCAACATTTGGATTGCAATAATCTCgcttaacccagaactaaaatcttgcgTTATTATTATGTTCGACGAGAGATTAGGATCGCAATGATACGTTTAATGTATTAAGTGCCCTTTGACCATATTTATATGTCCAGGTGTGTGCTGCTGCATAGGTCTTGACCTAATGTGGTCagaaaatgtattattataattttttaggTTTATAACACATGTATTATGTGTTTCAGAGTGAAGATGGTGTGGGTTCTACTGTTAGTGGCTTTCCTGAACACTGGAGCGGTCCAGTGTCAGAGATCCTCGCTGAAAGACAGTAAAAGACTGGACCCAGAGGTCAACATGAACATTGTGAGTTAGATCAAATCAATAACCGAAGCTGTGTTCTCGTAAACAAAGTGGCCAAATACTGACAAATTGTATTTATCCAAACTGTTTTTTTTCAGACAGGCTTCAAATACACTACTGGACTTCATGGTTCATAGAGCTCATTAACAATTCATAGAACTAGGCAATCTTCTGGGCCTCACAAACAAATAGTCATGGTGGTTACCTCATGTGGGGAGTACTGTTTTAGCCCATGTTCTGCCCTTTGTACCCCATATATCCCATTAGTTATTTCAAGGAATGTCATAACATGTGATAGTGGGGCTGTTGCAGTGACTGTTTTACCTGCAATCAGTAGTCATGACCACAGTCAAATgagtaactaggcttctccaaaactGCACTCTGATGTCGCTGATGGTGTTTAGTAGCCTACCAGACttgctaatggcctggtactcagcgctctatttaagcaataaggcatgggggggggtgtggtatatggcgtCGTGCCTGGACACAGAACTTagatgtggtatattggccatataccacaaaccccgaggtgccttattgctatttgaAAAAAGACTAAAAAAGGCTAAAAGACTATTTGAATCCCATTGTTGGATACAATAAGGTGTAAAATGCAGTATGTTCATTtaacatgatgaacaggaatTACATTTATGCTCACGGGTGGCCAATAAGATCTGCCTTAAAGCCACACCCCTAATAAGTCACGCCTCCTGAAAACAGGATTTCATCAAAAAAGACCCAGCTGCTAGGTCAACCAAGCATGAGAGTAAAAAATATCCAATTGATGGTTAAATTAACCCATGTTTGGGTAATCACAACCAcccaacatgttgggttattCACGCAACAcaactggctgggtcaaaataacccaacatgtgttctgttcaCTATTTAACCGGCGCTAGGTTACCAAATAACCCAAATTTGGTTGTTTTTAGCCCATCATTTTTTAGAGTGTGGCATATTTAGAACATAACCGCTGGAAGCACGTCCTCCATTCGCTTATTTGAGTGCAAGCTACGGATtacatgttttttatttatttatttatttcaccttttatttaaccaggttggctagttgagaacaagttctcatttacaactgcgacctggccaagataaaacaaagcagtgcgacacaaacaacaacacagagttacacatggaataaacaaacatgcagtcaataatacaatagaaaatgtctatatacagtgtgtgcaaatgagataggataagggaggtaaggcaataaataggccatagtaggcCATGGGGTgcgaaggagcaaaataaataacagtatgggggataaggtagttgggtgggctatttacagatgggctatgtacaggtgcagtgatctgtgagctgctcttgacagctggtgcttaaagttagtgagggagatatgagtctccagcttgaGTGATTTTATTTTctcagttcgttccagtcattggcagcagagaactggaaggaaaggcggccaaaggaggaattggctttgggggtgaccagtgagatatacctgctggagcgcgtgctactggtgggtactgcaatggtgaccagtgagctgagataaggcagggctttacctagcaaagacttatagatgacctggagccagtgggtttggcgatgagtatgaagcgagggccagccaacgagagcatacaggtcgcagtggtgggtagtatatggggctttggtgacaaaacagatggcagtGTGATAGACTGCTTCCAATTTGCTGAGaattggaggctattttgcaaatgacatcgccgaagtcaaggatcggtaggatagtcagttttacgagagtatgtttggcagcatgagtgaaggatgctttgttgtgaaataggaagccgattctagatttaatttt
This genomic stretch from Salvelinus namaycush isolate Seneca chromosome 4, SaNama_1.0, whole genome shotgun sequence harbors:
- the rnls gene encoding renalase isoform X1, with the protein product MSRVLIVGAGLTGSLCACLLRREMPNKVIVVWDKSRGAGGRMSTSRSPSDASCIVDLGAQYITATTYYAKMHQNFYEELLAHGVLKPLVSSVEGEVMKDGGHKNYVSPTGVSAIVKHFLKQSAGAEVFFDHHVTHIYQKGAIWEVCRKGGAPEQFDAVVLTMPVPQILQLQGDVGSLLEKSQRQQLEAVSYSSRYALGLFYKAQAHIDVPWAAKYISNNPCIRFIAIDDKKRNLESPECGTSMVVHTSVPFGIKHLEEAKEQVEPLILEELNKLLPGLPQPDSIKCQKWRYSQVRSSVADCPGQMTLLSQPLLVCGGDGFTHSNFDGCIESALKVFDVLKHSL
- the rnls gene encoding renalase isoform X2; the encoded protein is MSRVLIVGAGLTGSLCACLLRREMPNKVIVVWDKSRGAGGRMSTSRSPSDASCIVDLGAQYITATTYYAKMHQNFYEELLAHGVLKPLVSSVEGEVMKDGGHKNYVSPTGVSAIVKHFLKQSGAEVFFDHHVTHIYQKGAIWEVCRKGGAPEQFDAVVLTMPVPQILQLQGDVGSLLEKSQRQQLEAVSYSSRYALGLFYKAQAHIDVPWAAKYISNNPCIRFIAIDDKKRNLESPECGTSMVVHTSVPFGIKHLEEAKEQVEPLILEELNKLLPGLPQPDSIKCQKWRYSQVRSSVADCPGQMTLLSQPLLVCGGDGFTHSNFDGCIESALKVFDVLKHSL